The Tamandua tetradactyla isolate mTamTet1 chromosome 6, mTamTet1.pri, whole genome shotgun sequence genome contains the following window.
aaagaaaaatataataataacagGGCCTATACCAGAACCCAATTCCATTGATTCCTAGTCCAGAGCTCTCACAAGGGAGTCTCACTGACTCATTCAGTCCTAGTTTCCTGCTTTATCTGGAAATCATCTTCTTTAATAGAAGTCTCCATATCTCTTTATATCAAAATGTAAAATCTATGTACCTGTGTTAGTGAGAACATGCATGTGAATGTCTATGTGTCTTTCtgcaaatatttgtaaagcatatCACTGGGTGTCTATGCCCTTTCTGCCTGGGAAACCTATAGATAATTAAGTTCCCTCTGTCAGCACCAACAATGAAGTCAGGAGAAGACTTTTTGAGTCAATCATTAATAAGCAGACTTGGCCTCTCTAATCAACTCTATTCTTGGTCTATAGGAAATGGGTCAAAATAATCAGGACGGAATGAGATTCTCTTAGGGTCAAACTTGGTTGCAGGGCtttgaaagcagctagagacTAGACTATAAGGAGCTGTGACAGATTAGCAGCTTACTGTTTCTGCAATGAGAATGCACTCAAGCTAACACAGATACCATCTTGTTCTTCAGCTTAATCATTGCATCCTATAATGTACAATAAGAAAGGTAAGTACATCTCTAGCCTGGTAACCTGGAAAATTCCAAGAAGCCTAGGAAGATCCCTCTGAGAGTGCCTAGCCAATACCCAGGTGCTCTCTTGTCCCTAAAAGGACAGCAGTTTATTCAACCCAGAGACAGGGCTGTCTGTTGCATGATGAGAGGTCTTCAGAAAATACGATGCATTCTTTTGTCTTGTTCATATAACAAACATTAAAACTAACTTTAAAAGTCCTCTCACTATTAAATGGCTTTCTTTACTAGAGGGTACTGCCACAGTTTCAGGTTGTAATCTCCAATTACTCCCAAATTCATAACTCTTTCTAAGGTGTTATCTTCCCTTTTTTAAGGTGATACATCCAAATAATCAGGTAGGCATGCTCTTCAGTGGGGAAAGCTGAGAGaaagggtggggggagagggtggCACCATTTGCTGCTCTTGATAACTATTTATTTAAACATGATTTTTCAGTGTCATAAGCATTTCATCTCTAAAATTAACTACTCATAGTAAAGGGCAAATGGCATAAGGTGCATAAGGTAACAAACAGAACAAGTGAAAATTCATAACACCTTTTGTACCAAAGTGCATAAATAACCATGACCCATGGTTCACTGAAACGTAAGGAGataccttgcccaaggtcatacttCATTAACTTTCAAAAGATTTCCTTAAGATAGAAtaggagggcaggccatggtggctcagcaggtaagagtacttgcctgccaagccccaggacccgggttctattcctggtgcctgcccatgttaaaaaaaaaaaaaaaaaaaaaagatagaacagGAGAGAATAGTAAAAAGCAGTGTTTGAGGGACTGAGTTGGTTAGTCTTTGATTAATTTACTTCACTTAAACTCTatttcatctttctctctccTAATAGGAAGgtactaagttttttttttatactggGCTAACTGCTACTTGTATGTATTTGGCTGTGTGTTTCAGAGTCTTTGGAAGAAGTGTTTGATCTCTGCAATTAGATTGCAAATTTTATGAGAAGAAACCACATTCTTTTTGTATCTCTCTTCGGATTCTAAAGAGTTGGTACCTGATAaattgagatctttttttttttttaacgtaacTCAGAACTCACAGATAATAGCTGCCATGTGGAACAGTTGCCTGAGCTCTACCCAGGGGATATGAGAAGCATCAGGGATGTGCTAATGCAAGGTAGATAGAGAATGGGCCCTTCTTGAAAAATCACTTTGCCATTCCAAGGAATTttcccttcaaaatatattttgtttcccCCCTTCCTAACCAAGATCTCTAATATCTCTATTTCACATATATGTATCTCTCCGACGAAACTTTCTGGAAACCaacttttaaattaacttttactACTTAAGGTTGggctaaataaatgaaacagaggcAGCCCCCTGCCCTCTCTGCATTAAGGAAAACAATCTATGCATTTCTCTGTGCTGAATTTACTGCAAATAACTATTTTCATGGGACCCATAGTTCAAAGGAGGGAGGGTTAGGCTTGTATATTTAGTACCATACACATGTACTAAGGAAGAAGTggactaaaaaaagaagaaagtgcagcAGTGGGATTTAACAGTGGTTATGCGTGTTAGTGGTTCGGCTGGGCACCATTTAGATTAAGGACCAGTTTCATTATTCTCTCTGATTTTTCTTCCAGAAGCCCAGGCAGAAGCCCAAACTCTGCACTTATACAAAATCAGACTGTGTGTACACTGCAGTGCCTTAATTCTGGGAGCAAAGTAAAAGTCAACCTTGTGTATTCAGAGAAAAAGCCAAAGGTCAAGTATACTCTGAAGAACCTGAGAATCATTGCTACTCCCCACAGAAACAGCTCAGCCTTCCCAAGCTGTCACCTAGCTCCCATATCCAAGTTTCAGACTGGATCCCTTCTTACAGACAGAACTGAGACTTGAAAAGGAAATGGAGGTAGGCACTGACTTTTAGTTGATATCCTTGAAGGCAACTGGAGCTTAGTAGCAGCTAAATCCATATGAAAATGGATTACCCTTCCCTTCAACAAATCTATgtcctctctgagactcagttttctaATTTCTAAGAGCCCGTCAAGCCCTGACATGTGATTTTTATATTATCTTCATTTCTGATGGTATTTTTTTGATaactgttatttaattttttaaatttttatttgtttgaatgcATACCATAAAATATTCAAGCAGCACATATTTATAGTATTAAATAAGTCTCCACCCTACTCCTATCTTTCAATCCTCCAGTTCTCTACCTCTGAGGCAACCACTATTACCAACTCATTGTATTTCCTTCCAGAGACAATCTAAGCATGtatagatgtatatatttttaaaatataaatggtagCACACCCTATACACTGTTTTGTACCTTGCTTTTTTCCACTTAATAATGTACCTCATAGACTGCTTCCATatcaatatatatacatttgtctcattttttaaaattgttatcaAGTATTCTATATGTATGACTGAACTATAATTTGTTTTCCTAGTCCCCTACTAACGGACAGTTTGGTTGCTTCTAATCTTTTGCAAATGCATATCATGCTTCA
Protein-coding sequences here:
- the C6H17orf78 gene encoding uncharacterized protein C17orf78 homolog, with the translated sequence MKSPLSWWLPNHESRFQLTDNSCHVEQLPELYPGDMRSIRDVLMQGRSPNSALIQNQTVCTLQCLNSGSKVKVNLVYSEKKPKVKYTLKNLRIIATPHRNSSAFPSCHLAPISKFQTGSLLTDRTET